From a single Raphanus sativus cultivar WK10039 chromosome 3, ASM80110v3, whole genome shotgun sequence genomic region:
- the LOC108845620 gene encoding uncharacterized protein At4g04775-like yields MSSLENPSSSSVSGGGNWRHRGGNRQRGMPKACRCGEEAVIRTSGTVKNPGRLFHCCPYGSEEDKYHLFKWTDESMVEEIKDLIVMLSDVKGDITNLRGEVVGLEKELEEMKKAIAKQERDRIDCINEVKSMKNVMVFGFGIAIVCYYFFG; encoded by the exons ATGTCTAGCTTAGAAAATCCAAGCTCGTCGTCGGTTTCTG GCGGAGGCAACTGGAGACATCGTGGTGGAAATCGGCAGAGAGGAATGCCAAAAGCGTGTCGATGTGGTGAAGAGGCAGTGATTAGAACATCTGGAACTGTTAAAAACCCTGGGAGGCTCTTCCATTGTTGCCCATACGGATCAGAAGAG GACAAGTATCATCTTTTCAAATGGACAGACGAGAGTATGGTGGAAGAGATTAAAGATTTGATTGTTATGTTAAGTGATGTAAAAGGAGACATAACAAACTTAAGAGGTGAAGTAGTTGGACTTGAGAAGGAGCTTGAAGAAATGAAGAAAGCGATTGCCAAGCAGGAGAGAGATAGGATTGACTGCATCAATGAGGTAAAGTCGATGAAGAATGTAATGGTGTTTGGTTTTGGCATTGCCATCGTTTGCTATTACTTTTTCGGTTAA